One Rhodoferax ferrireducens T118 DNA segment encodes these proteins:
- a CDS encoding CBS domain-containing protein, translating to MKPVLELLKNRNSTVFQVSPSVTVFEALKLLANYGVGALTVMENGKLAGIVSERDYTRKVALMGKNSKETTVADIMTRDVITVTPNTGTHACMALMSQKKIRHLPVLDGAEVVGLISIRDLMDDIIADQEQTISQLTSYINS from the coding sequence ATGAAACCCGTTTTGGAATTGTTAAAAAATCGTAATTCAACGGTTTTTCAGGTGAGTCCTTCAGTCACTGTCTTTGAGGCGCTCAAGCTATTGGCCAACTATGGGGTGGGCGCCCTGACGGTCATGGAGAATGGCAAACTGGCGGGGATTGTGTCCGAACGCGACTACACCCGTAAAGTTGCGTTGATGGGAAAAAACTCCAAAGAAACCACGGTGGCCGACATCATGACCCGTGATGTCATTACGGTCACACCCAACACCGGGACCCATGCCTGCATGGCGTTGATGAGCCAGAAGAAAATCCGCCACTTGCCCGTGCTGGATGGCGCTGAGGTCGTTGGCCTGATCTCGATCCGTGACCTGATGGACGACATCATCGCCGATCAGGAACAAACCATTTCTCAGTTAACGAGCTACATCAACAGTTAG
- a CDS encoding GGDEF domain-containing protein, translating into MIAKKPFEIARETLRQLTARKLAPTPINYQAIYNEVAGVATDPPFPTDRLRDIAQALPTKTPGQQKQRALLDSAIGQLNWDGVKSALMAYGGFSPPAADPATATPSTGLPMPGASAPGDVSAPALTFDFLQQMARLIEFTLPALGSDDARFNEQTQTLLKAMRQPGADVVALKLMLGSFSDRLSFAAEDQAEIKVTLLKLLHLIIENIGELSLDDRWLKGQIEALMTASTPPLTLRRLDDVERRLKDVIFKQTEAKGRALEAQEEMRQMLATFIERLSQMTESTSAYRGKLDDNARLIEQARTLAEIAPVLKEVVGATRTMAHDSLTARDELRGMREKAQSTEAELVKLHQELDRVSSQARHDPLTGALNRKGLEEAVNREVSNVRRKETPLCVALLDIDNFKKLNDALGHASGDVALAHLATVTREVMRPHDTLARYGGEEFVILMPDTALDNGIEAMTRLQRELTTRFFLAGTEKVLITFSAGVAQLATDETGQSAIKRADQAMYLAKRAGKNRVLGA; encoded by the coding sequence ATGATCGCCAAGAAGCCTTTTGAAATTGCCCGTGAAACGCTCAGGCAACTCACCGCACGCAAGTTGGCTCCAACGCCGATCAATTACCAGGCTATTTACAACGAGGTTGCGGGGGTGGCCACCGACCCCCCTTTTCCGACCGACCGCTTGCGCGATATCGCCCAGGCCCTGCCGACAAAAACACCCGGGCAGCAAAAGCAGCGTGCTTTGTTGGATTCCGCCATCGGGCAACTCAACTGGGACGGCGTAAAGAGCGCCCTCATGGCTTACGGCGGCTTCAGCCCACCGGCAGCGGACCCGGCCACGGCCACGCCATCGACCGGGCTGCCGATGCCGGGCGCCAGCGCCCCGGGCGACGTGAGCGCACCCGCGCTGACCTTTGATTTTTTGCAGCAAATGGCACGGTTGATTGAGTTCACACTGCCCGCACTCGGTTCCGATGATGCCCGCTTCAACGAGCAGACCCAGACCCTGCTCAAAGCCATGCGCCAACCTGGGGCTGACGTGGTGGCGCTCAAATTGATGCTGGGCAGCTTTAGCGACCGTCTTTCCTTTGCCGCGGAAGATCAGGCCGAGATCAAGGTCACGCTACTCAAGCTGCTGCACCTGATCATCGAAAACATCGGTGAGCTCAGTCTGGATGATCGTTGGCTCAAGGGCCAGATTGAGGCCCTGATGACGGCGTCGACGCCTCCGCTCACCTTGCGCCGTCTCGACGACGTGGAGCGGCGCCTGAAGGACGTGATCTTCAAACAGACCGAGGCCAAGGGTCGGGCCCTGGAGGCGCAGGAAGAGATGCGCCAGATGCTCGCCACCTTCATCGAGCGGCTGTCGCAAATGACCGAGTCCACCAGCGCCTACCGCGGCAAGCTCGATGACAACGCACGCCTGATCGAGCAAGCCAGGACCCTGGCTGAAATTGCGCCGGTCTTGAAAGAAGTGGTCGGCGCGACCCGCACCATGGCCCACGACAGCCTGACGGCACGTGATGAACTGCGTGGCATGCGCGAAAAGGCGCAAAGCACCGAGGCCGAGCTCGTCAAGCTGCACCAGGAGCTTGACCGCGTCAGCTCCCAGGCGCGGCATGACCCGCTGACCGGGGCACTTAATCGCAAGGGGCTGGAGGAGGCCGTCAACCGGGAGGTGTCCAATGTGCGACGCAAAGAGACGCCGCTGTGTGTGGCCCTGCTGGACATTGACAACTTCAAGAAGCTCAATGACGCCCTGGGTCACGCGAGCGGGGATGTCGCGTTGGCGCATCTGGCCACGGTAACGCGTGAGGTCATGCGCCCGCATGACACGCTGGCGCGCTACGGCGGTGAAGAGTTCGTGATTCTGATGCCCGACACCGCCCTGGATAATGGCATTGAAGCCATGACCCGGTTGCAGCGCGAGCTGACCACACGTTTCTTTCTGGCAGGCACCGAGAAGGTGCTGATTACCTTCAGCGCCGGTGTGGCGCAACTGGCCACTGACGAGACCGGTCAGAGCGCCATCAAGCGCGCCGACCAGGCCATGTACCTGGCCAAACGCGCGGGCAAGAATCGCGTGTTGGGCGCTTAA
- a CDS encoding NnrU family protein, with translation MTYLILGLIVFLGVHSVRIVADDWRTQTRARIGPLAWKGLYSVLSLLGFALIVWGFGLARQQPVQLWSPPVALRHLASLLTLLSFVLLAAAYVPGNIIKERIHHPMVLGVKLWALAHLLANGNLGHVVLFGSFLAWAIVDFTASRRRDRTLGTRYPGGTAGATGITVALGVGAWIAFALWLHGLLIGVRPLG, from the coding sequence ATGACCTATCTCATTCTCGGACTCATTGTTTTCCTGGGTGTGCACTCGGTGCGTATCGTGGCCGATGACTGGCGCACCCAAACCAGAGCGCGCATCGGCCCGCTGGCCTGGAAGGGCTTGTACTCGGTTCTCTCCCTGCTTGGTTTCGCGCTGATCGTATGGGGCTTTGGCCTGGCGCGCCAGCAGCCGGTGCAGTTGTGGAGTCCACCGGTAGCGCTGCGGCACCTGGCCTCACTTTTGACCCTGCTTTCGTTCGTGCTGCTGGCGGCGGCCTACGTGCCAGGCAACATCATCAAGGAACGCATTCACCATCCCATGGTGCTCGGTGTCAAGCTGTGGGCGCTGGCGCATTTGCTGGCCAATGGCAACCTCGGCCATGTGGTGTTGTTTGGCTCATTCCTGGCCTGGGCAATCGTCGATTTCACCGCGTCACGGCGGCGCGACCGCACACTCGGCACGCGCTACCCCGGCGGCACCGCGGGTGCCACCGGCATCACGGTGGCACTGGGCGTGGGCGCATGGATTGCGTTTGCGCTCTGGCTGCATGGCCTGCTGATCGGTGTGCGACCACTGGGCTGA
- a CDS encoding bifunctional acetate--CoA ligase family protein/GNAT family N-acetyltransferase: MSIRNLDSLFAPASIAVFGASLRVGSVGATVWHNLSSGHYQGALYAVNPKHHKLGNHPVVAKASDLPEVPALAVICTPPASVPGLIETLGRLGTRAAVVMTAGMNDQQKQAMLDAAGAHLLRILGPNCIGLLAPHQGLNASFSHIDAQPGEVAFVSQSGALVTAMLDWAQGRGIGFSYFVSLGEHADVDFGDMLDYLASDAKTRAILLYAESIESPRKFMSAARAAARNKPVIVVKAGRSALGQLAAASHTGALAGSDMVFEAAIARAGMLRVNTLQELFLAAETLSRFRTNTSETITILTNGGGAGVMAADAAAFAEVELTQLSGSTRQKLDAVLPANWSHGNPVDIIGDAPVSRYEQALQVLKDDPGSGAVLFIHAPTAIVPSADIARALVPLAQHQPGMPPRLMSCWLGDKAVQQARQLFQDADIASFDTPEQAISAFSMLQRYRRNQAELMEAPPALLAELRPDTATIRALVLDALASGREMLTEPEAKAVLDACHIPVVPTRRIRATAAAAVKAALTIGFPVVLKILSDDISHKSDVGGVALNLQDENDVRAAARTMLARVKRQQPNARIQGFTVQAMVRRPHAQELIVGSTIDPVFGPVILFGQGGTAVEVTADRAIALPPLNEPLARALVSRTRVARLLAGWRDTPAVDEAALHRVLVAVSQLLAEIPEIAELDINPLIVNFEGAMALDARIRLSAAAPAGASNFAIRPYPAQLEETVQWQGRDLFLRPIRPEDEALHMAFLQQLDPEDVRMRVFYTRRNIERSELARLVQIDYAREMAFVAQATGPDGQLQTLGVARAMADPDNVDAEFGVIVRSDLKGTGLGRLLMEKLVAYLRAQGTQRLVATVLDYNERMLKLARDMGFQEDPTSKNGEGTKGIFLPLT; the protein is encoded by the coding sequence ATGAGTATCCGCAACCTCGACTCACTGTTTGCCCCCGCCTCGATCGCGGTGTTTGGCGCCTCCCTGCGTGTCGGCAGTGTCGGTGCCACGGTGTGGCACAACCTGAGTTCAGGCCACTACCAGGGCGCGCTTTACGCCGTCAACCCCAAGCACCACAAGCTTGGGAACCATCCGGTGGTGGCCAAAGCCTCTGATCTACCTGAAGTACCCGCCCTGGCCGTGATCTGCACGCCACCTGCCAGCGTGCCGGGCTTGATTGAAACTCTGGGCCGCCTGGGCACGCGCGCCGCCGTGGTGATGACCGCCGGCATGAACGACCAGCAAAAGCAAGCCATGCTGGACGCGGCAGGCGCGCACTTGTTGCGTATTTTGGGGCCCAACTGCATCGGGCTGCTGGCACCGCATCAAGGCCTGAATGCCAGTTTTTCCCACATTGACGCGCAACCCGGTGAGGTGGCTTTTGTGTCGCAGTCCGGCGCCTTGGTCACGGCCATGCTGGACTGGGCGCAAGGACGCGGCATCGGCTTCTCCTATTTTGTATCCCTGGGTGAACACGCCGACGTGGACTTTGGCGACATGCTCGACTATCTGGCCAGCGACGCCAAAACACGGGCGATTCTGCTGTATGCCGAATCGATCGAATCACCGCGCAAATTCATGTCGGCGGCGCGCGCGGCGGCGCGCAACAAGCCGGTGATTGTGGTCAAGGCAGGGCGCTCGGCGCTGGGCCAACTGGCGGCCGCGTCGCACACAGGCGCACTGGCCGGCTCCGACATGGTGTTTGAAGCCGCGATTGCCCGCGCCGGCATGTTGCGGGTCAATACATTGCAAGAGCTGTTTCTGGCGGCCGAGACCCTGTCGCGCTTTCGCACCAACACCAGCGAAACCATCACCATCCTGACCAATGGCGGCGGGGCCGGCGTGATGGCGGCTGACGCAGCCGCCTTTGCCGAGGTCGAGCTGACACAACTCAGCGGCAGCACACGACAAAAGCTCGATGCCGTGTTGCCCGCCAACTGGTCGCACGGCAACCCGGTGGACATCATCGGTGACGCGCCGGTGTCGCGCTATGAGCAAGCCTTGCAAGTGCTCAAGGACGATCCCGGCAGCGGGGCCGTGTTGTTTATTCACGCGCCCACGGCCATTGTGCCCAGTGCCGACATTGCTCGGGCACTGGTGCCGCTAGCCCAGCATCAACCCGGCATGCCGCCCCGGCTCATGAGCTGCTGGCTGGGCGACAAGGCGGTCCAGCAGGCACGCCAGCTATTCCAGGACGCGGACATTGCCAGCTTTGACACGCCAGAGCAGGCCATCAGCGCGTTCTCCATGCTGCAGCGCTACAGGCGCAACCAGGCCGAGCTGATGGAGGCGCCACCGGCCTTGCTGGCGGAGTTACGTCCCGACACCGCGACCATCCGGGCGCTGGTGCTGGACGCGTTGGCGAGTGGCCGCGAGATGCTGACCGAGCCCGAGGCCAAGGCGGTGCTGGATGCCTGCCACATTCCGGTGGTGCCGACGCGGCGGATCCGCGCCACCGCAGCGGCGGCCGTCAAGGCCGCGTTGACCATTGGTTTTCCGGTGGTACTGAAAATCTTGTCGGATGACATTTCACACAAGTCAGACGTCGGTGGAGTGGCCCTCAATTTGCAGGACGAAAACGATGTGCGTGCGGCCGCCCGAACCATGCTCGCCCGCGTCAAGCGCCAACAGCCCAACGCGCGTATTCAGGGCTTCACGGTGCAGGCCATGGTGCGGCGCCCGCATGCCCAGGAACTGATTGTGGGCAGCACCATTGACCCCGTGTTTGGCCCGGTGATTCTGTTTGGCCAGGGCGGCACTGCCGTCGAGGTCACGGCCGACCGCGCAATAGCCTTGCCGCCCCTGAATGAGCCGCTGGCCAGGGCGCTGGTGTCGCGAACCCGGGTGGCGCGCCTGCTGGCCGGTTGGCGCGACACGCCCGCGGTGGACGAGGCGGCGCTGCATCGGGTGCTGGTGGCGGTTTCGCAGTTGCTGGCGGAAATTCCGGAGATTGCCGAGCTCGATATCAACCCGCTGATCGTCAACTTTGAAGGCGCGATGGCGCTTGATGCGCGCATCCGCCTCAGTGCAGCGGCCCCGGCCGGGGCGAGCAACTTCGCCATCCGGCCGTATCCCGCCCAGTTGGAGGAAACCGTCCAGTGGCAGGGGCGTGACTTGTTTTTGCGCCCGATTCGGCCTGAGGACGAGGCTTTGCACATGGCGTTTTTGCAGCAACTGGACCCGGAAGACGTTCGTATGCGGGTTTTCTACACCCGGCGCAACATCGAACGCTCCGAGCTCGCGCGTCTGGTGCAAATCGACTATGCGCGTGAAATGGCCTTTGTGGCGCAAGCCACCGGGCCGGATGGTCAGTTGCAGACCTTGGGCGTGGCGCGCGCCATGGCCGACCCCGACAACGTGGACGCCGAGTTTGGTGTGATCGTGCGTTCAGACCTCAAAGGCACGGGTCTGGGGCGCTTGCTGATGGAAAAGCTGGTTGCCTACCTGCGTGCCCAGGGCACCCAGCGGCTGGTGGCCACCGTGCTGGATTACAACGAGCGCATGCTCAAATTGGCCAGGGACATGGGCTTCCAGGAAGACCCGACGAGCAAAAATGGCGAAGGCACGAAAGGCATTTTTCTGCCGCTCACTTGA
- a CDS encoding DUF2788 domain-containing protein, protein MFGYSEEQIAAFGLSFGVGGFMLYMLFIIGHLAWESKAGKFGTFVIFLGLAFGMTGFVAKYLIQWAIGIK, encoded by the coding sequence ATGTTCGGCTATTCGGAAGAACAAATTGCCGCTTTCGGCTTGAGCTTTGGCGTGGGCGGCTTCATGCTCTACATGCTGTTCATCATCGGCCATCTGGCTTGGGAATCCAAAGCGGGCAAATTCGGTACTTTTGTCATATTTCTGGGCCTGGCCTTCGGCATGACCGGTTTTGTGGCGAAGTACCTGATCCAGTGGGCGATCGGTATCAAGTGA
- a CDS encoding DUF2189 domain-containing protein: protein MHLSTLPAASPVSAMPAVRCIPLTRPLHWLRLAWRDLVRCGWTSLAHGLALALAGAVIVAITYNRFWLLAGAISGFLVVAPVLATSLYALSRALERGETADARVVLKTWLNWQNNHFNKWGNDYWCLVQFGALLALAGTGWVLTSAALITLLAPLPINNPVDFVQHVMLADRGFLFELWLVLGGVLAGPIFASTVITIPLLLDRRLGLLQAVLTSWRAVLANPLPMAFWGALIMALTLLGMATALMGLVLVMPLLGHASWHAYRDLVDASGLPPRDAPDQEAS from the coding sequence ATGCACCTATCAACTTTACCGGCGGCTTCCCCCGTCAGCGCAATGCCCGCCGTGCGCTGCATACCCCTGACCCGGCCGCTGCACTGGCTGCGGCTCGCCTGGCGCGACCTGGTCCGCTGTGGCTGGACCAGCCTGGCCCACGGTTTGGCGCTGGCCCTGGCGGGGGCTGTCATCGTGGCCATCACGTACAACCGTTTTTGGCTGCTGGCCGGGGCGATCTCGGGTTTCCTGGTGGTGGCACCGGTGCTGGCGACCAGCCTGTACGCCTTGAGCCGCGCGCTGGAGCGCGGCGAAACAGCCGATGCCCGCGTGGTGTTAAAAACCTGGCTGAACTGGCAAAACAACCATTTCAACAAATGGGGCAACGACTACTGGTGCCTGGTGCAGTTCGGCGCCCTGCTGGCCCTGGCGGGCACCGGTTGGGTGCTGACCTCGGCGGCTCTCATCACCTTGTTGGCGCCGCTGCCCATCAATAACCCGGTCGACTTTGTCCAGCATGTGATGTTGGCCGACCGTGGTTTTCTGTTTGAGTTGTGGCTGGTGCTGGGCGGCGTGCTGGCCGGACCTATTTTTGCCTCGACAGTCATTACCATCCCCCTGCTGCTGGATCGGCGGCTTGGCCTTCTGCAGGCGGTGCTGACCAGTTGGCGGGCCGTGCTGGCTAATCCCTTGCCGATGGCTTTCTGGGGCGCGCTGATCATGGCTTTGACCTTGCTGGGCATGGCGACTGCTCTGATGGGGCTGGTGCTGGTGATGCCGCTGCTGGGTCATGCGAGCTGGCACGCTTACCGCGATCTGGTGGACGCCTCTGGCCTGCCGCCACGCGACGCACCGGACCAGGAGGCCAGTTGA
- a CDS encoding glutaredoxin domain-containing protein — translation MPRPILAESNIHPAIREKIATHEQGIVREVQAAVAKHAVVVVGMGLNPFPKKARKALDAAGVAHHYLEYGNYFSNWRQRNALKLWTGWPTLPMVFVKGVLVGGADDLIKLIDNGELTKLLA, via the coding sequence ATGCCGCGCCCGATACTTGCCGAATCCAACATTCACCCCGCCATTCGGGAGAAGATTGCCACGCACGAGCAAGGCATTGTGCGTGAGGTGCAGGCGGCGGTGGCCAAGCACGCCGTTGTGGTGGTGGGCATGGGCCTGAACCCGTTTCCCAAAAAAGCGCGCAAGGCGCTGGACGCCGCCGGCGTCGCCCATCACTACCTTGAATACGGCAATTATTTCAGCAACTGGCGCCAACGCAACGCGCTCAAGCTGTGGACGGGTTGGCCGACCCTGCCGATGGTGTTCGTCAAAGGGGTGCTGGTAGGCGGTGCCGACGATCTGATCAAACTGATTGACAACGGCGAATTGACGAAGCTGTTGGCCTGA
- a CDS encoding Spy/CpxP family protein refolding chaperone, with the protein MKSFFKPVLIASLLATAGFAAFSQVPAAGQDCMMGQGAMYGGMHHERMGKFDPAKMQARMDQRSAALKAQLKLTPAQETAWTTFTAAMKPPAAMMANRPDYAELIKLPTPERIDKMKALHTQRMADMTAAMEQRGEATKAFYAVLTPEQQKVFDAGTARHFGSVGRKGGHMGHMGVPAPKQ; encoded by the coding sequence ATGAAATCATTTTTCAAACCTGTTCTGATCGCCAGCCTGTTGGCCACGGCTGGATTTGCCGCTTTCTCACAAGTTCCGGCCGCCGGCCAGGACTGCATGATGGGCCAGGGCGCCATGTATGGCGGCATGCACCACGAGCGCATGGGTAAATTTGACCCTGCCAAAATGCAGGCCCGGATGGACCAGCGCAGTGCCGCCCTCAAGGCGCAACTCAAGCTCACTCCGGCGCAGGAGACCGCGTGGACAACCTTTACCGCTGCCATGAAGCCGCCGGCGGCCATGATGGCGAATCGTCCGGATTACGCCGAACTCATCAAGCTGCCCACCCCTGAGCGCATCGACAAGATGAAGGCCTTGCATACCCAGCGCATGGCCGACATGACTGCTGCCATGGAGCAGCGCGGCGAAGCCACCAAGGCCTTTTATGCCGTACTGACGCCCGAGCAGCAGAAAGTGTTTGACGCCGGCACCGCGCGACACTTTGGCTCAGTCGGGCGCAAGGGTGGTCACATGGGCCACATGGGTGTGCCCGCACCCAAACAGTAA
- a CDS encoding recombination-associated protein RdgC: protein MFKNIIVYRIGAGWSATVAQMEEGLEADRFVECGASQEKSVGWVEPRGEAHGLLVEAVGGQLILKLMVESRALPGSVVTRKVKERVAQIEASTGRKPGKKEIRDLKDDIRLELLPMAFTKQAAVLIWIDPQARWLVIDASSQARADEVVTLLVKSLTGLAVTLLNTQVSPTAAMSEWLISQEPPAGFTVDRECELKAADESKAVVRYARHPLDNEEVKQHVVGGKLPTRLALTWDSRVSFVLTEGLQLKKLTFLEVVFEGAAAGKDDGFDADTAIATGELRKLLPDLLQALGGEVALA from the coding sequence GTGTTCAAGAACATCATCGTGTATCGAATTGGGGCCGGTTGGTCGGCAACCGTGGCGCAAATGGAGGAGGGCCTTGAAGCCGACCGTTTTGTCGAGTGTGGCGCGTCCCAGGAAAAATCCGTCGGATGGGTTGAGCCCCGCGGCGAGGCGCATGGTCTGCTGGTGGAGGCTGTGGGCGGTCAATTAATTCTCAAATTGATGGTGGAGTCCCGCGCCCTGCCGGGCTCGGTGGTGACGCGCAAAGTCAAGGAACGGGTGGCGCAGATCGAGGCCAGCACCGGGCGCAAACCGGGCAAGAAGGAAATACGCGATCTCAAGGATGACATCCGGCTGGAACTCTTGCCGATGGCATTTACCAAGCAGGCCGCGGTTCTGATCTGGATTGACCCACAAGCACGCTGGCTGGTGATCGACGCGTCCAGCCAGGCACGGGCCGATGAAGTGGTGACGCTATTGGTGAAGTCGCTCACCGGGCTGGCGGTGACGCTGCTCAACACCCAGGTCTCGCCCACGGCCGCCATGTCCGAGTGGTTGATCAGCCAGGAGCCGCCTGCGGGCTTCACGGTTGACCGCGAGTGCGAACTCAAGGCCGCAGATGAATCCAAGGCCGTGGTGCGTTATGCGCGCCACCCGCTGGACAACGAGGAGGTCAAGCAGCACGTCGTGGGCGGCAAACTGCCGACCCGCTTGGCGCTGACCTGGGATAGTCGCGTGTCGTTTGTCTTGACCGAAGGCTTGCAACTCAAGAAGCTGACATTTCTGGAGGTTGTGTTTGAAGGCGCCGCGGCTGGCAAGGACGATGGCTTTGACGCCGATACGGCCATCGCCACCGGTGAACTGCGCAAACTCCTGCCCGATCTGCTGCAGGCGCTGGGCGGCGAGGTGGCGCTGGCCTGA
- a CDS encoding GntR family transcriptional regulator yields the protein MREPLYAQIARELAQGIASGKFPEGSLLSSEFDLCNQYQASRQTVRAALRELMDLGLVSRRKGVGTRVEARTKAQGYDHSLGSLDDLVQLAMTNPRVVKRTNEVVADRELAKAIGCAPGSRWLHIASIRQDSDKSAPPVCWTDTYVNTAYSDLSQLVRQDPTPLISELIEKHYGRRSAEVHQTISAVTISPLLAEELQVEPGSPALRIVRRYIDRVGETIETTISVHPAERYTFSMVLKRSSIGQDANLTT from the coding sequence ATGCGTGAACCTCTCTATGCCCAGATCGCTCGTGAGCTCGCACAGGGCATCGCTTCAGGAAAGTTTCCTGAGGGCTCCTTGCTGTCATCCGAATTTGACTTATGCAATCAGTACCAGGCCAGCCGACAAACCGTTCGCGCAGCGCTGCGGGAGTTGATGGATCTTGGGTTGGTGTCGCGCCGCAAAGGTGTTGGTACCCGAGTCGAGGCGCGGACGAAAGCGCAGGGCTACGATCATTCCTTGGGATCGCTGGACGACCTGGTGCAACTTGCGATGACAAACCCTCGCGTTGTGAAGCGGACCAATGAGGTTGTGGCTGACCGCGAACTGGCAAAGGCTATTGGTTGTGCGCCTGGGTCACGCTGGCTGCATATCGCCAGCATCCGCCAAGACAGCGATAAGAGCGCTCCGCCGGTTTGCTGGACCGATACCTATGTCAATACCGCCTACTCGGATTTGAGCCAGCTTGTGCGCCAGGATCCGACTCCCTTGATCAGCGAATTGATCGAAAAACACTATGGTCGGCGCAGCGCCGAGGTGCATCAGACCATTTCAGCTGTCACCATTTCCCCTCTTCTGGCTGAAGAGTTACAGGTTGAACCGGGGTCGCCGGCGTTACGTATCGTGCGGCGCTACATCGACCGCGTGGGCGAAACCATCGAAACAACCATATCCGTTCATCCAGCAGAGCGGTACACGTTCTCAATGGTATTGAAGCGCTCAAGCATCGGGCAAGACGCCAATCTAACGACGTAG
- a CDS encoding class-II fumarase/aspartase family protein, with amino-acid sequence MASTVFDSILFRDAFGTPAMRAVFDDNELIRKYVQVEIALAKAEARCGVIPVAAAEEIAACCNGDTLDFDLLRHETEIVGYPILPLVHQISKQAGESGGYVHWGATTQDIMDTAVVLQLRDAFDLVEADIKTLRHTLAGLAKRYRDTPMAGRTHLQQALPITFGYKVAIWLDMFDRHAERVAQARPRIMVGEFAGAAGTLASLGDKGLAVQKAMMEELGLGVPVSTWHVARDGFAEAVNLLGLITGSLGKIAYDVMIMASNEFGELYEPFVKGRGASSTMPQKRNPISSELMLACAKGVRQNAGLMLDAMVQDLERATGPWHAEWIAIPEAFILAAGALNQAKFMLGGLIVDEKAMLKNLGMTNGLIVAEAVMMGLAPHIGRQDAHDVVYDACRVVNEQGGRLADALNAIPSVASRLQPELIERLTDPANYLGSASQMVDQVLASSARLG; translated from the coding sequence ATGGCATCCACTGTTTTTGACTCAATCCTGTTTCGCGACGCCTTCGGCACACCGGCCATGCGGGCCGTGTTCGACGACAACGAATTGATCCGTAAATATGTACAGGTCGAGATTGCGCTCGCCAAGGCTGAGGCTCGCTGCGGCGTCATCCCGGTGGCGGCGGCAGAGGAGATCGCCGCCTGCTGCAACGGCGACACCCTCGACTTTGACCTGTTGCGCCACGAGACCGAGATCGTGGGCTACCCGATCCTGCCGCTAGTGCATCAAATCTCGAAGCAAGCCGGTGAGTCCGGTGGCTACGTGCATTGGGGCGCCACGACCCAGGACATCATGGACACTGCCGTGGTGCTGCAACTGCGTGACGCGTTCGATTTGGTCGAGGCCGACATTAAAACCTTGCGTCACACGCTGGCAGGTCTGGCCAAGCGTTACCGCGATACGCCGATGGCGGGCCGGACCCACTTGCAGCAGGCCTTGCCGATAACCTTTGGCTACAAGGTGGCAATCTGGCTCGACATGTTTGATCGCCACGCTGAGCGTGTCGCGCAGGCTCGCCCGCGGATCATGGTTGGTGAATTCGCAGGTGCTGCAGGTACGCTGGCCTCGCTGGGCGACAAGGGTTTGGCGGTACAGAAAGCCATGATGGAGGAACTTGGTTTGGGTGTGCCAGTGTCCACCTGGCACGTTGCCCGTGACGGGTTTGCCGAGGCTGTGAACCTGCTGGGATTGATCACCGGCTCGCTGGGCAAGATCGCTTATGACGTGATGATCATGGCATCCAACGAATTTGGCGAACTCTATGAGCCCTTCGTCAAGGGTCGGGGTGCCAGCAGCACCATGCCACAAAAGCGCAACCCGATTTCCAGCGAGCTGATGTTGGCCTGCGCCAAAGGCGTGCGTCAGAACGCCGGGCTGATGCTTGACGCGATGGTCCAGGATCTGGAACGTGCAACCGGCCCGTGGCATGCCGAGTGGATTGCGATCCCGGAAGCCTTTATCCTCGCCGCTGGTGCACTCAACCAGGCGAAGTTCATGCTGGGTGGCTTGATCGTTGACGAAAAAGCGATGTTGAAAAACCTTGGCATGACCAACGGCTTGATCGTCGCGGAGGCCGTGATGATGGGTCTGGCACCGCACATCGGGCGCCAGGACGCGCACGACGTCGTATATGACGCCTGCCGCGTCGTCAATGAGCAAGGCGGCCGCCTCGCCGACGCGCTCAACGCGATACCCAGCGTCGCCAGCCGCCTCCAACCAGAGCTGATCGAGCGTCTGACCGATCCGGCGAACTACCTCGGAAGCGCCTCGCAAATGGTTGACCAGGTATTGGCAAGTTCGGCCAGGTTGGGCTGA